Within Novosphingobium resinovorum, the genomic segment GCCGCCGGAGAACTGCTCGTCCTGCTCCACGGTTTCCATCATGATCTTGGTGATTTGCCCTGCGAAGACGCCCTCGAACTGGCGCGCCACCGCCGCCGGGCTGCGATCCTGCGAGATGACGCGCGCCTGCGTCGGATAGGTATTGATCGGATCGCTCATCCTACTGCACCGCTATTTCGGCCTGCAGCGCGCCCGCCGTCTTGAGCGCCTGCAGGATGGTGATGAGATCGCGCGGGCTGACGCCCAGCGCATTGAGGCCGCCCACCAGCGTCTGCAGCGAAGTGCCGCTGGTCAGCATCGCCAGCGCCGCACCGTTGCCGTCGTTCGCCTGGATGGTGGTGCGCGGCAATACCGCCGTCTGCCCGCCCGAGAACGGCGCGGGCTGCGAGGCCACCGGGGTCTCGGTGACGCTGATCGTCAGCCCCCCTTGCGCGATGGCCACCGGACTGACGCGCACGTCCGCGCCCATGACCACGGTGCCCGCCGCCTCGTTGATGACGATCCGCGCGGGCTGGTCGACCGCGACGGTCAGGTTCTCGACCTGTGTGACAAGGTCGATCAGCGACCCGCTGCCGTAGGGGCGCAGCTCCACCGTGCCGGGGTCGAGCACTTCGGCCGAGCCGGGAGCCTGCCGGTTGATGGTCTGGGCGATCTGGCGCGCGGTGGTGAAATCGGGGTTCTTCAGCGCCAGTTTCAGCGAGTGGGCATTGCGCAGGTCATAAGGCACCTCGCGCTCGATGATGGCGCCGCCGGCGATGCGCGCAGTGGTCATCACACCCCGGCTGAGCTTCGCGCCCGCGCCTTGCGCCTTGAAGCCGGAGACCGCTACGGGGCCTTGCGCCACGGCGTAGATCTCCCCGTCCAGCGCCCGCAGCGAGGAGACGAGGAGGATGCCGCCCTGCAGGCTGCTGGCGTCGCCAAGGGCCGAGACTTGCACGTCCACGGTCGATCCCGAGCGCGCGAACGGCGGCATCGTCGCGGTGACGGTCACGGCGGCGACGTTCTGGGTGAGCATCTGGGTGCCCCGGATGTTGACGCCCATGCGCTCCAGCATCGCCTGCAAGGTCTCCTCGGTGAAGGGGACGTTGCGGATGCGGTCGCCGGTGCCCTGCAGGCCGACGACCAGACCGTAGCCGACCAGCTGGTTGGTGCGCACGTTCTCGACGTCGACGATGTCCTTGATGCGCGGCTGCGGTCCTGCCTGTGCCACCGAGGGCGACAACAGAGCGAGAAGCGCGAGGAGGACGGGCAGCCGGGGCATCGTGTGCATTATAGGATGAAGTTGGGAGGGGCGGGCCGCAGGCGCGCAATTCCTCCCCCGACGGGGGAGGGGGAGGATCATTTCCCCGCCTTCTTCGCCAGCTTCAGCACATAGCCGATGATCTCCGCCACCGCCTGATAGTGCTCGATCGGGATGGGGTGATCGATCTCCACCGCCGCGAAGAGAGCGCGGGCCAGCGGCGGGTTCTCCAGGATCGGCACCCCGGCCTCGGCCGCGACCTCGCGGATGCGCAGCGCCACCGCGTCCACGCCTTTCGCCACCACGGTCGGCGCGGCGGTCACGCCATGCTCGTACTTGAGCGCGACCGCGTAGTGCGTCGGGTTGGTCACGATTACGCTGGCGGTCGGCACTGCCGACATCATCCGCTTGCGCGAGCGCTGCATCTGGATCTGGCGGATCTTGGCCTTGATCTTGGGATCGCCGTCGTTCTGCTTGTGCTCGTCCTTCACTTCCTGAAGGGTCATGCGCATGCGCTGCATGAAGCTGCGCCGCTGCCACAGGAAGTCGAACAGCGCGAGCCCCGCGACCAGCATCGCCACCGCGCGCAGGGCCTCGAACGCGAGCCCCCCCGCCGCCGCGCCGACTGCGGCGGGAGAGCGGCCGACCAGCCCGTCTACGCCCTGCAGACGCGGCGCCAGCACCATCCACACCACGAGGCCGATAGCGCTCATCTTGGCCAACGTCTTGGCGAATTCCACCAGCGCGCGGGTGCCGAACAGGCGCGAGAAACCGCTGGCGGGCGAGAGCTTGGACCATTTGGGCGAAAGACGCGACCAGCTCATGACCGCGCGGCCCTGCAGGAATATCGTGCTCACCGCCGCGGCCATCAGCACCGCGAAGACCGGCAGCAGCGACACCATGGTATGCCACGCGACCCCGGTTGCGAGCCCCTGCGCGCCGTCCGGATCGAGGCTGAAATCCTCGGCATCGCCCCAGAGCCGCTTGAGCATGGTGCCCAGACTCTCGATCGCCGAGAGGCCGAGCCAGCCCGTCACCGCCAGCGCGCCGGCCATCATGGTGGCGTGGCGGACCTCTGGCGCAATGGCGACTTCGCCGCGTTTGCGGGCGTCGTCGAGCTTCTTCTGCGTAGGCTCGTGTGTGCGCTGGTCCTTGTCGAGGGCGTCATCGGCCATGTCAGAGGGTCCACCCGCTCTGCATGAACGTGGCCATGGCGTTGGCGAAAGCGGTGAGCATCGCCCCCAGCGTCATCGCCAGCACCGAGAGGCCGAGCAGCAGGTTCGCCGGCTGCATGATGAAGAACACCTGGATCGAGGGCGCCACCCGCGCCGCCAACCCCTGCCCCAGATTGAACAGCATGCCGTAGAGGATCAGCGGCGCGCACAGGCTCAGCCCCAGCGCCGTCGCCTGCCCCATGACCGCGACGGCAAGGTGCGCAAAGTCGGCCGCCGGGGGCATCCCGCCGACCGGGAAGCTGGCGTAGGACTTGAAGATCGAGGCGATCCACAAGTGATGCACGCCCGTCGAGAGGCACACCACGATCGCCGCGACACCGACGAACCGCGCCAGCAGCGGCACCTGCCCGCCCATCGCCGCATCGACCACCAGCGCGGAGGACAACCCCACCTGCTGCGAGGCCAGCGCTCCGGCAATGGCGGCGGCGCTGAACAGGATGCGCACGATCATGCCGAGCGCAAGGCCGATCATGACCTCGCCGATCACCAGCAGCGGCATCGACAGGCCGGACTGCAGCGCAGGCGTCACGTGCGGCTCCAGCATGCCGTACATCCCGAAGGTGAAGGCCAGCGCCATGACGAGGCGGATCTGCATCGGCAATCCGTCGTCAGAGAAGGCGGGCAGCAGCATGATGACGCTGCCGACGCGGCAGAACAGCAGCAGGAACGCCGCCGTATCGATCGGCAGGCGCAGCAGGGTCGCGAGGTCGATGGCGTTCATGCGGTCGTGCCCGCGCGGTACACCCAACTGGTCATTCCCGCGAAGGCGGGAACCCAGCTGGTGACATTGCGTGTTGCACCGGCATCAGTTGGGTCCCCGCCTTCGCGGGGATGACGGATCGGATTTTGATGCCCCAGCTCTCGCCTATGCGGGCTTCGATCAAGCACGATCTGCGGCCTAATGCGCGACGATGGCGTCGGCCACGCGGTCCATGAAATTGCTCAGGGCATGGCCGATCATCGGCAGGCTGAGCAGCATCACCACGCCCAGCACCAGCAGCTTGGGCACGAAAGTCAGCGTCATTTCCTGCACTTGCGTCAGCGCCTGCAGCAGACCGATGAGCACGCCGACGATCAGCGCGGCGATCAGCATCGGCCCGCAGATGGTCAGCATCAGCACCAGCGCGGCGCGGGCGAGTTCTATGGCGGCGTCGGGGGTCATGGGGCCATGATCATGGGGCTGTGTGGGCCTCCCATCCTTCGACAAGCTCAGGATGAGCGGAGTGAGCGGAGGATAGGCAAAAGGGTTCCGAGTAAAGGGCCAAAGCCCCCCGACCCCGCTCAAGCTGAGTGCTGAGCTTGTCGAAGCATCGAAGCCCCCCGGACAGGGCGCAACACCCGCTCATCCCTAGATCTGCATCTTCATGATGTCGGAGTAGGCCGAGACCACCCGGTCGCGCACCGCCACTACCGTATCGAGCGCGGTTTCCGCCGCGCCGATGGCGGTGACGACGTCGATCAGGTCGCCCTTGCCGCCGATCTGCTTGATGCTCTGCGTCTCGGCATTGCGCAGCGCGTCGCCGGTCTGCGAGACCATGCTCTCGACCATCGAGCCGAACCCACCGCCGCTCGGCGCGAGACCGCCGGAGGGCGCAAGGCCGCCACTCTTCTGTCCGGTATCGGACAGCGGATTGGTGGCCCGGGCCGCCCGGGCGTAAGCGGAAAGCCCGTCGAGGGAGCCGATCGACATTGCCTCGCCCTTACTTCAGCAGATCGACGGTGCGCATGGTCATGCCGCGCGCCGCCTCGATGGCGTTGAGGTTGGCCTCGTAGGACCGCTGCGCCGCCTTCATGTCGGCGGCCTCGATCAGCGGATTGACGTTGGGCTGCTCGACATACCCTTGCGCGTCGGCGACGGGATTGCCGGGCTGATAGATGCGACCGAAGGCACTCTTGTCCGCTTCGATAGACTTCACGGTAACTTGCGTGGCGCCGGTATTCCGATCGACCTCCGCTGCGAAACTGGCGACGCGGCGGCGATAGGGATCGCCCTCGGCCGTCGTGGCGATGGAGTCCGAATTGGCGAGGTTCTCGGCGATGACGCGCATCCGCAGCGCCTGCGCGCGCAGGCCCGATGCCGAGACGTCGATCGAATTGCCCAGTTCCGCCACACGTGGTCCCCAGATGCCCTTAACCACCTTATAGGCAACTTTTTCCTAGTGTCGCACTACTCCTATAAACTTTTCCCCTATAAAGCTGCCAGTGAAAGGAGACGCGCGGTGTCCGTCCTCGAAGGCATTCCCATCGACCTGCAGATCGTGCTGGGCTCCACCAGCATCCCGGTCCGCCAGGTGCTCAAGATGAGCCGCGGCGCGATGATCCAGCTCGACTGCGGGCAGGACGATCCGACGCGCCTCTACGTCAACGACCGCCTCGTCGCCGAGGGCCGCATCCTCGTCAACGGCGAGGCCATGTCGCTTGAAATCACCCGTGTGGTCCAGGCCGAGCGCTGAAAGGTGGACCTGTTCTCGCTTGTGCGCATGCTGGGTGCCCTTATGGTCGTGTTGGGTGCCCTTGTCTGCGCTTTGTGGGCGGTCAAGCGCTACGACCTGACCATGCCGCGCAAGTGGCTGGAAAAGCTGGGTAATACTGGTTCTGACAAGCGTTTGCAGGTGGTCGAGCGGCTTGCCGTGGACCAGCGCCGCTCGCTGGTGCTGCTGCGCCGTGACGATACCGAATTCAGCGTCCTGATCGGCCCGGAAGGGGTGACGGTGCTGGACAGCGCGGTCGCTCCGAAGGTGGTCGAGATTGTCAAACAAAATGATGAAAATCAGATATTTGATAAGGAACCGGAAGCACAGAAAGCCTCCTTCGCGGCCCGCATTCCAGTGCTCCCGGACGTCTGGTTCACGCAGGACGTGAAGACGGAACTGCACTGATGAGCGCCCCTGCCACCCCTGCCGGTTTCCCCGGGGAAACCGTGCTTCGGCGCATTCTGGCCGTTCTCGCGGTTCTGGTGGTGCTCGCCCTGCCCGTCGCGGCGATGGCCCAGAGTGCTGGCGCCGCAGGCGCAGCGAGCGCCCTGACCGGCGGCGGCACGATGTCGGGCCGGGTGCTGCAGCTGGTGATGGTGCTGACGGTGCTCAGCCTGGCGCCAGGCATCCTGATGACGATTACCTCGTTCACCCGCATCGTCGTGGCGCTCTCGCTGCTGCGCTCGGGGATGGGCGTGCAGGGCGTGCCGCCCAATCCGATCGTCATTTCGCTGGCGCTGTTCCTTAGCTTCTTCGTCATGGCGCCGACGTTCGACGCAGCGTGGAAGCAGGGGATGGGGCCCTACAACGCCGGGCAGATCAACGAAACCGAGGCCCTGTCCCGCGCCAGCAAGCCGTTCCACACCTTCATGCTGAAGCAAGTGCGCGACGACGACGTGAAGCTGTTCGTCAGCCTCTCGGGCAAAGTCCCGAAGAGCCGCGCGGAACTGCCGATGACGACGCTGATGCCCGCCTTCATGATCTCCGAACTGCGCCGCGCCTTCGAGATCGGCTTCCTGCTGCTGCTGCCGTTCCTGGTGATCGATCTTGCGGTGGCGGCGGTGCTGATGGCCATGGGCATGATGATGCTGCCGCCCGCGACGGTCTCGCTGCCGATGAAGATCATCTTCTTCGTGCTGGTCGATGGCTGGGCGCTGGTCGCGGGGTCTCTGGTGAAGAGTTTCGGGTAGCGCCTTGCCGCAAGGGGCTTCGACAAGCTCAGCCTGAGCGGGTTGAGGGCGTTTGTCTCCCTGCGCGCGCCCCACACTCCGCTCATCCTGAGCTTGTCGAAGGATGGGGTTCCAGCGCAGCCCCTACCCCGGCGACGCCTTCGTCACCGCCACGGAGCGTACCGCGTCCTTGCCGTAAACCTCCAGCGCGGCGTCCATCACCACCTTGCGGAAGGCATCGAGCCCCGGCAGCATCCCGTCCGGCCCGCTGGCCATCGGCGTGCGATAGGTCCGCAGGTTCACCGCGTTCATCAATAGCGGCAGCTTCGCGCCCACTTCCTCGGTCGTGCCCTGCGGCACCTCAAGCTGGATCTCGAAGGTTTCGTAGCCCGAAAGCCGCCCGTCGGCGAAGACCAGCGGCGCCAGCACTTCCACCGGCGGCACGAACTCGGTCGGGCCTTTGCCGGGCTTCTTCGCATGGCCCGTCACCAGTTGCGGCGCGAAGTGGAGCACGCCCCAGGCCCCCGCCCCGCCGACGCCGAGCCCCGCCACGGTGGCGAACAGGCCCATCACGATGCGCTTGATCATGCCGCCCTCCGCTCAGAACTTGAAGCTGGCGTCATGCGGCAGCGCGCCCGCCTCGGCCATGACGACGATGGTGATGCGGCGGTTCTCGGGGCGATCGGGCTGGTCGGGATAGACCGGCTCGGTGCCCGCCTTGCCGACGACCTCCGCAAAGCGGTCAGCCGGCAGCCCCGCCGCCACCAGCGCCGCCCGCGCGGCAAGGGCGCGATCAGCCGAAAGCTGCCAGTTTGCGTCGCTGTTCCCGCCCGCGCCATCGGTATGGCCCTCGATGGCGATGCGCGCGTCGATCCCGGCAAGCTGCTTCGCCGCCCGCGTCAGCAGCGCCCGCGCGAATTCGTTGAGCTGCGCGGTGCTGCCCTTGAACATCGAACGCTGCGCATTGTCGACGAGGTGGATACGCATCCCCTCGCGGCTCGGCCGCACGTCGACATTGGCGCGGCCCTGGCTGTCCATCGGCGGCTGCAGCGCGACCTGCATCTCTTGCGCCATGACGCGCAGCGAAGCCGCGGGCACTTCGGCCGTGCCCCCGCGCGCGGTGCCCACGGTCCCGGCCTCCGATGCGGGCTGCCCTTCAGGCTCTTCCTTGTCGCCCTGATTGTTGCGCCCGTGGCCGCCCGATCCCGGCTGCATGCCGGGGTCCTTGGTCAGCGTGGTCGCGGGGTTGGCCTTCTCGGAATCGGCGGAGAAGTATTCGGCAAGGCCCTTGAGCTGCACTTCGTCCGGATTGGCGAGCAGCCACAGCAGCATGAAGAAGGCCATCATCGCGGTCACGAAGTCGGCATAGGCGACCTTCCATGCGCCGCCATGGTGGCCGCCGCCGACCACCTTCTTGACCTTGCGGATGACGATGGGGCGCTTGTCGTTGCCCTTGGTGGCCATGGGTCAGCGCGCCTTAGGCCGGAGCGGCATTGAGCTGTTCCTTCACCGCCTCCAGCGCCGTCTCCATCTCCTGGAAGCTGGGAGCGTAGTTCGACGGCGTCATGCGGCGGGCCAGTTCGATGGCGATCTCGGTGGGCTGCTCCTGCGCGTGGCCGACGATGGCGGTCTTGACCAGCGTGTAGGGCTTGAAATCAGCGTCGATGATCTGCTGCAGCTTCTGCGCGATCGGGCCGACGAGGCAGTAGGCGAGCAGAACGCCGAGGAACGTGCCGACCAGCGCGCCGCCGATCATCGCGCCGAGGATCTCGGTGGGCTGGTCGATCGAGCTCATAGTCTTGATCACGCCCAGAACCGCCGCGACGATGCCGATCGCGGGCAGGCCGTCGGCCATCATCTGGATCGCGTGCTGGGGGCCGAGTTCCTCGTGGTGATGGCGCTCCATGTCGCCCTCCATCGCCTCGGCCAGCTGGTGCGGGTCCTCGAAGTTGACGGTCATCATGCGCAGGTAGTCGCAGATGAACTCGATCAGCTCGTGGTCCGCCAGCAGGCGCGGATAGCGGGAGAACAGCGCGCTTTCCTCCGGCCGGTCGAGATGCGGTTCGATGGCGTTGGCGCCGCCCTTGCGGAAAGTGGCGAGCAGCGCGAACAGCAGTGCGAGGAGGTCGCGGTAGTCCGCCTCCTTCCAGCGCTCGCCCTTGAACACGCGGGCGATGCCCTTGCCCGCCTTCTTCAGCGTGGTCATCGAATTGCCCAGCGCGAATGCGCCCAGCGCGGCTCCGCCGATCGCCATCATCTCATGCGGCAGGGCGTGGAAGATGACGCCCATGCTGCCGCCCGACATCAGGAAGCTGCCGAAGACGCACACCAGAATGACGACGAGGCCGACGATATTGAGCATGGAAATTTCCGAGAAAGCTATGCCCGCGAGAGACGGGACCTTTGCTGAATTATAGGACGCCGTGCTGCATCGCGGTGGTGGCTCGCGCATTTTTCGCAGGCGCGACCGGGCGACGGCCGGGCGTCCTATATGACTCGGGCGACGCTATTTGCCCCACCCCGCCCGGGAGCCCCGATGTCCGTTAACGCCTACGTCCGCGCCCGCAAGGTCGCCGAGACGCCCCGCAGCACCGAATTCCGGCTGATGACCGAGATCACCGCGCAGATGATCGCCGCGCGCGATGCCGGGTTTTCGGGCGTGCAACTGGCTCCCGCGCTTCACCGCAACCGCGAGGTCTGGGGCGCCTTCCGCACGCTGTGCATCGATTCCGCCAACGCCCTGCCCGACGAATTGCGCGCCGGGATCATCTCGCTGAGCCTGTGGGTGGACAAGTACACCTCGCAGGTCATCACCGGGCGCGAGAGCGTGGACGAACTGATCACCGTCAACCGCACCGTGATGGCCGGGCTGGCGAACGAGAACGGCGCGGTGCCGGTGGGGTGAGGACGTAGCGTGTGAGCACGATGCGCCCGATTGAAATACGTCCCCCTCAATCCCTGTGAAGTCATCCCCGCGAAGGCGGGGACCCAACTGATGCCGGTGCAACAGGCACCTTCGGGAGATAGGCTCTCGCTTTTGCGGGAATGACGATGATGGAGTCAGGTGCCTTCGCCGGCATCGTGACGCTCAGTGCGCTGCGACCATCGCCTCGCGGTATTCGGCCATGAGCGCGAAGCGCGGGTCGGCGACGGCGAGGTCGCCCATCGTCTTGGCGGCGCGCTTGGCGATCTGGCGCATGCGTTCGCGGGCAGTCTCGTCCTCGCAACCATCGAGCGCCGAAGTCTCGAACAGGCGGCCCTCAACGACCTGGCGGTTGTGCTGGAGGCGCTGTTCCAGCTCTCCGACCTCTCCGGTATCGAGCACCGGACGGCGCTGCGCCACCGCCCCGGCGGCGCGCTCGGCGCGAGTCAGCTTGCGGGGCTGGGCGCGGCGGCGGATGCGGTCGAGCCCGGAATTGCGCATGTGCTCGACATAGCTGTCGGTCAGCGCGCTCATCGCCGAATGGGCGAGGTAGTCGCTGGCCCCGGCCTCGGTGCGGCCGAGCGCATCCTCGTCGGCGATAGCCGCCAGGATCGACAGCCCCTCCCCGTCCTCGCCCCCGGTGATGGCGTCGAGCGAGACGGTGGTGGCTTCCACCTTGCGCGCGGAGGGGCGCTGGTCGGTCATGACGCGGAAGCGCAGGCTCTGCAGTTCGCCGCGGATCTGCCAGTTCACGAACGTGGTGAACTGCGCCTTCTCCGGCTCGTAAGCCAGGATCGCGCGGTGGACGGCGATCGCGCAGCACTGCTCCGCATCGTCCCAGTGGCCGACGAGGCCATACTGGCGGATGAAATGGCGAATGCGCGGCGCGATCAGCTTGAGGATGCAGGCGAAAGCGCGGTCCACCTCGGCCCGCTGCCGCCGGGTCTGCTCGGTGCCTTCCGGCGGCGTATTGGCGCTGACCGCAGCAACCGCAGCCTCAAGCGCGACAGTGATCTTCGACATGGCGAACCCCGATGGCACGCGCAGCCCCTTGCAACGCATCCATGGGCTCGGAATCTATTCCTATAAATTGGGAACCAACAATCCTATACGAGAGTTATCCACTGATGCGGCAAATTTTGCCGCGCAGATGGAGCGATTTTCCTAGTCGTCGTCCCGGACTTGATCCGGCACAGCTGGCCGAGAACGGCCTATCTTGCCGCGCGCGCAGCCCGGCCTCGCCTAAAGACAGCCACCGGTCCCGGATCAAGTCCGGGACGAAGCAATTGATATAGGATCAGGCAAATCTTTCCGGCCGGACATGTTTGCCGACATAGTCCATCAGCCACGAACGGTGCGCCGCGACCGCACTTCCGGCCTGTGCGATCCGCCGTTCCGCCGCCGCCGAACCGACTTGCGCGCCCAGCAACTTGCGCGCGCGGTCGGGTGAGAGGCCGCCCGCAAGAAACCGCTTCGCATCGCCGACGCCGAGGTGATGGCCAAGGTACGCCGCCTGCGCGACCTCGGTGGTGCCCGCACCGATCGTCGCGCCCGAGCGGCGCAGCGCCGCGACATTGGCGCTGGCATAGTCGGCGACCGCCTCGATCGAGGCGCGCGGATCGTAGCGCAGCGCCAGCAGCGCGCCCCGGCTCTCGGCCTTGACCTGCCCGCGTGCGTCGAGCCAGCCGTTGGCCTCGGCCGTGCTGTTGAGCCAGGTGCCGGAGCGCTCCGCCTCGCCTTCCCACGTCCCGTTGAGGAACTGGCCGAGCCCCGCCGCGCTCGAACGCGGGTTACGCGAATAGGGCTGCCAAGTCCCGCCCGCGCCCTTGGCCGCCTCGGCATCGACGATCGCCGCCAGCGCGGAGGCCGGAAGCCCGGTCCGCTCCGCCGCCGCATCGAGCATCCCGGCATAGCGCGCATTCGGGCCGCCGCCCATGGCGGACACCGCATCGCCGCTCGTCTCGGCCGGAGCCTCGGCCTGCGGCACAGCGGCCGTGTCCAGCGCCGCCTTCGAGTCCGGATCGAGGATCGCCAGCAACCGGTCGAGCCCGATCGGATCGCTCTGGCTGATGGCGGTAATGGAGGACTTGCCCTCGCCTTCCGTCTCTTCCGTCGAGCCCAGCGCCGCGCGCCACAGACGGCCGGACATCTCCGAACGCGCCGTGTCATAGATCAACCGCGCCTTCTGCGACGCCGACAGATTCGCTGCCGTCAGGTTCGAAGAGGCGGTCTTGTCGATCATCGCGCGCGCAGGGTCCGCAGGAAGGCGGCGGCGCTGATGTCGTCGGTGGCGGACTGCTCGGCCGCAGCCTCGCTGCGCAGGGCTTCGGCGCGGTAATCGTCGGCGGCATTCTCGATCCCGCGCAGGACGCCGTAGGCGTCCACGGCGACTTCGCGCAGGGCATCGAGGCGCGCCTGCAGCTGCGTCTCGCGGGCCGAAAGCGCCTGCCGCTCGCCGCGCATGCGCCGCTGCCAGCCCGGCGAGACGAGGGTGAGATCGGTGGCGGCAAGGTCCGCCTCGCGCACCAGCGCAGCGGCGACGCGCATCCGCTCCTGCTCGACCGCGCCCAAGGCGCCCGCCTCGGTGCGGATGGCGCTGCTCACTTCGTCCAGTTCGCGCTGCCGCACGCGCAATGCGGCGTCATAGGGCGTTTTCATGAATTTCCTCCAGAATACCCAAGAGCGCCGCGAAGTCCTCGGCGGCGAAGCTGCGGATGCGCTTGTCCTGGTTGAGCAGCGCCTCGATGCGCGGGGCGAGAGCGACGGCGCGGTCCACTTCGGCATTGGCCCCGGCGCGATAGGCGCCGAGGCGCACCATCTCCTCCATGTCCTTCCACGTCGCCAGTTCGGCGCGCGCGGCAAGGCGGGTGGCGTTGTCCTGCGGTTCCAGACACTGCGGCAAAGTGCGCGAGACCGAACGCAGCACATCGATGGCGGGATAGCGCCCGCGCTCGGCAATCTTGCGGGTGATGACGACGTGGCCGTCGAGGATGCCGCGCACCGCGTCGGCGACCGGCTCGTTGTGGTCGTCGCCGTCGACCAGTACGGTGAACAGCCCCGTGATCGCCCCCTGCCCCGGAGTTCCCGGCCCGGCGCGCTCCAGCAGGCGCGGAAGTTCGGCGAAGACGGTGGGGGTATAGCCCTTGGTCGCGGGCGGCTCGCCTGCCGCAAGGCCGATCTCGCGCTGGGCCATGGCGAAGCGGGTGACCGAGTCCATCAGGCACAGCACGTCGAGCCCTTCGTCGCGGAAATGCTCGGCGACGGCGAGCGTGGTCCAGGCGGCCTGCCGGCGCAGCAGCGCGGGCTCGTCCGAGGTGGCGACGACGACGACGCTGCGCGCCAGCCCCTCCTCGCCAAGGTCATCCTGGATGAATTCCTGCACTTCGCGGCCGCGCTCGCCGATGAGGCCGATGACGGCGACGTCGCACTCGGTCCAGCGCGCCAGCATGGACAGGAGCGTGGACTTGCCCACGCCCGAGCCCGCGAAAAGGCCGAGGCGCTGGCCCCGGCACAACGGCGCGAAAAGGTCCAGCGCGCGCACCCCGGTCTCGATCCGCGCACCGACGCGGGCGCGCGCGGATGCGGGCGGCGGCGCGGACTTTATGCGGCGCTGCTCGCGTCCTTGCGGCAGCGGACCCTTGCCGTCCACCGGGCGGCCGAGCCCGTCCACCACCCGGCCCAGCCAGCCCGAGGAGACACGCAGGCCCAGTTGCCCGGCGGACAAGTCCGCACGCGATCCGGAAGCGATGCCCTCTGGCTCGTTGAAGGGCATGCAGTGGGCGATGCCGTGGTCGAGGCCCACCACTTCCGCCTCGATCGCCCCCACGGGAGAGCGCAAGGTTATCCGCGAGCCGATCCGCGCGGCCCCGGCCAGCCCGTCCACCTCGATCAGCGCACCGCGCACCGCGACGACCCGGCCATACCGCTGGTCGGGCGCAAGCATGCGCAGGCCGGAAGCGGCGGCGGCTAGGGGCATGGCCTCAAGACCGTGCCCCGACCATCAACCTTCCCTCCGTTCGTCATTGCGAGCGCAGCGAAGCAATCCAGGGCGGTGTTAAGCTGCCCTGGATTGCTTCGCTGCGCTCGCAATGACGAGGTTGGGGGTGGCATTGCGCGCTCAGTCGGCTGCGGGCGCCAAGCGGGCCAGCGCCTCGGCTTCGTAGGCGATCAGCCAGCGGCAGTCGGAAAGCGCCTGGTAGAACTGGCCGACCGAGACCTTGTTGGCGAAGGCGACACAGACCGCCTTCGCCTCCGGCGCCTGCAGCGCGCCGAGCAGGACTTCGAGCTTCTCCAGCAAGGTCTGCTGGTGGCGTTCGAGATCGGCCGGGTCGATATAGGCCATCATGCACGCGAAATAGAGCTGCTTAGCCGGCGAGGTCGCATCCTGCGGCTTCATGACGTCGCGCCCGCGCAGGATCGTGGCGTCGTTTTCCAGCACGAGATCGGTGCGACCGACCGCGCGCAGAACCGCGCCGTTCACGATGACCGGCTCGCCGTTGCGAAGCGAAATACGAAGCGTCATGTCCCAGAATGTCCCAGTTAGACCGCCATTATAGGATGGTTTGGGGGTGATCCGGTCATGGCAGGCAATTTTTGCCGGGGTCGCGCATGCCCACCGCGCTGCGACTAGGGCCTGCGGCCCAAGTCTCGCTGCCCCTCCCACAAGCGGGCGGGGCAAACCATGTCAGCCCGCCCGCTTGCGGAAGGGCCGGGAGGCTTGAGAGCGAAGCGAACTAGCCGGACGGGGTGGGCGCCGTTTCGAGCATCCGCGAATTTTTCCCGCGCC encodes:
- the motA gene encoding flagellar motor stator protein MotA — translated: MLNIVGLVVILVCVFGSFLMSGGSMGVIFHALPHEMMAIGGAALGAFALGNSMTTLKKAGKGIARVFKGERWKEADYRDLLALLFALLATFRKGGANAIEPHLDRPEESALFSRYPRLLADHELIEFICDYLRMMTVNFEDPHQLAEAMEGDMERHHHEELGPQHAIQMMADGLPAIGIVAAVLGVIKTMSSIDQPTEILGAMIGGALVGTFLGVLLAYCLVGPIAQKLQQIIDADFKPYTLVKTAIVGHAQEQPTEIAIELARRMTPSNYAPSFQEMETALEAVKEQLNAAPA
- the fliP gene encoding flagellar type III secretion system pore protein FliP (The bacterial flagellar biogenesis protein FliP forms a type III secretion system (T3SS)-type pore required for flagellar assembly.) — encoded protein: MSAPATPAGFPGETVLRRILAVLAVLVVLALPVAAMAQSAGAAGAASALTGGGTMSGRVLQLVMVLTVLSLAPGILMTITSFTRIVVALSLLRSGMGVQGVPPNPIVISLALFLSFFVMAPTFDAAWKQGMGPYNAGQINETEALSRASKPFHTFMLKQVRDDDVKLFVSLSGKVPKSRAELPMTTLMPAFMISELRRAFEIGFLLLLPFLVIDLAVAAVLMAMGMMMLPPATVSLPMKIIFFVLVDGWALVAGSLVKSFG
- the flaF gene encoding flagellar biosynthesis regulator FlaF; this translates as MSVNAYVRARKVAETPRSTEFRLMTEITAQMIAARDAGFSGVQLAPALHRNREVWGAFRTLCIDSANALPDELRAGIISLSLWVDKYTSQVITGRESVDELITVNRTVMAGLANENGAVPVG
- a CDS encoding peptidoglycan-binding protein, with amino-acid sequence MIDKTASSNLTAANLSASQKARLIYDTARSEMSGRLWRAALGSTEETEGEGKSSITAISQSDPIGLDRLLAILDPDSKAALDTAAVPQAEAPAETSGDAVSAMGGGPNARYAGMLDAAAERTGLPASALAAIVDAEAAKGAGGTWQPYSRNPRSSAAGLGQFLNGTWEGEAERSGTWLNSTAEANGWLDARGQVKAESRGALLALRYDPRASIEAVADYASANVAALRRSGATIGAGTTEVAQAAYLGHHLGVGDAKRFLAGGLSPDRARKLLGAQVGSAAAERRIAQAGSAVAAHRSWLMDYVGKHVRPERFA
- a CDS encoding flagellar motor protein MotB, with protein sequence MATKGNDKRPIVIRKVKKVVGGGHHGGAWKVAYADFVTAMMAFFMLLWLLANPDEVQLKGLAEYFSADSEKANPATTLTKDPGMQPGSGGHGRNNQGDKEEPEGQPASEAGTVGTARGGTAEVPAASLRVMAQEMQVALQPPMDSQGRANVDVRPSREGMRIHLVDNAQRSMFKGSTAQLNEFARALLTRAAKQLAGIDARIAIEGHTDGAGGNSDANWQLSADRALAARAALVAAGLPADRFAEVVGKAGTEPVYPDQPDRPENRRITIVVMAEAGALPHDASFKF
- the fliI gene encoding flagellar protein export ATPase FliI, whose translation is MPLAAAASGLRMLAPDQRYGRVVAVRGALIEVDGLAGAARIGSRITLRSPVGAIEAEVVGLDHGIAHCMPFNEPEGIASGSRADLSAGQLGLRVSSGWLGRVVDGLGRPVDGKGPLPQGREQRRIKSAPPPASARARVGARIETGVRALDLFAPLCRGQRLGLFAGSGVGKSTLLSMLARWTECDVAVIGLIGERGREVQEFIQDDLGEEGLARSVVVVATSDEPALLRRQAAWTTLAVAEHFRDEGLDVLCLMDSVTRFAMAQREIGLAAGEPPATKGYTPTVFAELPRLLERAGPGTPGQGAITGLFTVLVDGDDHNEPVADAVRGILDGHVVITRKIAERGRYPAIDVLRSVSRTLPQCLEPQDNATRLAARAELATWKDMEEMVRLGAYRAGANAEVDRAVALAPRIEALLNQDKRIRSFAAEDFAALLGILEEIHENAL